The Xenopus tropicalis strain Nigerian chromosome 7, UCB_Xtro_10.0, whole genome shotgun sequence genome includes a region encoding these proteins:
- the LOC105947815 gene encoding olfactory receptor 5A2-like, whose protein sequence is MASGSQKNVSGFIIQGFSDTPELQTSLFVLFLGIYLIILLGNLIIFLVISCNPHLHTPMYIFLQNLSLIDISFTSNILPYLLHILLTQQNNISFLGCMTQVYLFMSVAGSEYFLLTAMAYDRYVAICDPLYYIARMSRKHCAGLITAAFTVGFGEPMGHIVLVSKLSYCASHLINHFFCDIAPLLKLSCSSTFSVELLNYIVGTLLSFSSFLLTLISYIFIISAILKIQSSEGRQKAFSTCASHLTCVITHYGTGFCLYVRPTTNYSLERDKYFSLLYIALGPLLNPLIYTLKNREFQSSLIKLRQRDFFF, encoded by the coding sequence ATGGCCTCAGGGAGTCAAAAAAATGtctcaggattcatcatccaagggttctctgatactcctgagcttcaaacctctctttttgtgctattccttggaatctatctcatcattctgctgggaaatctcatcatattcttagtcatttcatgcaatcctcacttacacacccccatgtacatattcttgcagaacctttcactcatagacatttccttcacctcaaatattttaccttatttgctacatattcttctaactcaacaaaataatatttcattcttggggtgtatgactcaagtgtatctttttatgtctgtggctggcagtgaatactttctcctgacggccatggcatatgatcgttatgttgccatctgtgatcccctttattacattgcccgaatgagcaggaaacactgtgctgggcttataactgcagcattcactgttggctTTGGTGAACCCATGGGCCATATTGTACttgtatctaaactatcatattgtgcttcccatcttattaaccatttcttctgtgatattgcaccattgctaaaactttcctgcagcagcacttttagtgtggaacttctAAACTACATTGTAGGGACATTGCTGAGTTTCAGTTCCTTTCTCCTTACTCtgatctcatacatatttatcatctctgctatcctgaaaatacaatcctcagaggggagacaaaaagccttttctacctgtgcttctcacctgaccTGTGTGATAACCCATTATGGGACAGGATTTTGCTTGTATGTGAGACCCACCACAAAttattccctggaaagagacaagtatttctcactgctgtacattgccctgggccctctGCTAAaccctcttatttacacactgaaaaatagagaatttcagtcTTCACTTATTAAATTGAGGCAAAgagattttttcttttaa
- the LOC100495061 gene encoding olfactory receptor 5V1-like, with protein sequence MYIISGNQSKENPFTLQCFSDQQDLQIPLFVTFLLIFLIIMIGNSTIFTTITLIGQLHTPMYMFLGSLSLLDISYTSTTLPKLLLMLCTQDKTISFAGCIIQLYFFIGFTCTEFLLLSVMAYDRYVAICRPLHYTLVMSLKHCVRLIIVVWAAGFLDTAPFALLIKNFTFCASHHIEHFFCDFTPVLKITCSDTSTIELLTYMNGVFMAFSAFTLTSASYIVIICTVVTIQSSEGRKKAFSTCASHLICVTVFYGTIICSYIRPVQSYTPKQDTYLALLYTVLVPMLNPFIYTMKNKEFKDGFGKLRARIALHLEQ encoded by the coding sequence ATGTATATAATATCAGGGAATCAATCCAAAGAAAACCCATTTACATTGCAGTGTTTTTCTGACCAGCAAGATCTTCAGATCCCCCTCTTTGTGACCTTCCTGCTCATCTTCCTCATCATTATGATTGGTAACTCAACTATTTTTACAACTATTACACTGATTGGCCAGTTGCACACTCCCATGTACATGTTCCTGGGCAGCCTCTCACTGCTGGATATCTCCTACACCTCGACCACCCTGCCCAAACTATTACTCATGCTTTGCACTCAGGACAAGACCATATCATTCGCCGGTTGCATAATCCAGTTATATTTCTTTATAGGATTTACTTGCACCGAGTTCCTTCTCCTCTCTGTCATGGCCTATGATCGCTACGTGGCAATTTGTCGGCCGCTTCATTACACATTAGTGATGAGCCTAAAACACTGTGTGAGGTTGATAATTGTAGTATGGGCAGCCGGCTTCTTGGATACTGCGCCTTTCGCTCTACTTATAAAGAATTTTACCTTTTGTGCATCTCATCACATCGagcatttcttctgtgattttaCTCCTGTGCTCAAAATCACCTGCAGTGACACCTCCACCATTGAGTTACTGACCTATATGAATGGAGTCTTTATGGCTTTTAGTGCATTCACGCTCACTAGTGCATCTTATATTGTCATCATCTGTACAGTAGTAACGATCCAGTCGTCTGAAGGGCGGAAAAAGGCCTTTTCTACTTGTGCTTCCCACTTAATATGCGTTACCGTCTTTTATGGGACCATCATCTGTTCATACATCAGACCGGTTCAATCCTATACCCCAAAGCAGGACACATATTTGGCTCTTCTCTATACTGTATTAGTCCCAATGCTAAATCCTTTCATTTACACTATGAAGAATAAAGAATTTAAAGATGGTTTTGGAAAACTGAGAGCCAGAATTGCACTtcatttagagcagtga